One region of Mycobacteriales bacterium genomic DNA includes:
- a CDS encoding DUF3866 family protein — protein MIRWRRGTVTGVRREWSALVELDVDVAGEAAPALALAYLPLVGRPEPGDEVLLNTTALAQGLGTGGYALVVAVPGRLPADPAGPGHIVKARYTPQQATVLGVDEPDSPHHATLRDADSLDAMPVVVADLHSALPGILAGLRADRPAARAAYVMTDGAALPAWFSRTVAGLRAAGWLVGSVSVGQAFGGDLDAVSLHSGLLAARHVLRADVTVVAQGPGNLGTDTRWGFSGVAAGDAVNAAATLGGAPVASLRVSATDPRERHRGVSHHSLTAYGRVALTAADVVVPRLDGPFGAQVRAQAASLGVAGGGRHRLVEVDVAGLADALRRCPVELVTMGRGLDDDPTPFLAAAAAGRHAATLIPPH, from the coding sequence GTGATCCGGTGGCGGCGAGGCACGGTCACCGGCGTACGGCGCGAGTGGTCGGCCCTGGTCGAGCTCGACGTCGACGTGGCGGGCGAGGCCGCCCCGGCCCTCGCGCTGGCCTACCTGCCGCTGGTCGGCCGGCCCGAGCCCGGCGACGAGGTGCTGCTCAACACCACCGCGCTGGCCCAGGGCCTGGGCACCGGCGGCTACGCGTTGGTCGTCGCGGTGCCCGGCCGGCTCCCCGCCGACCCCGCCGGGCCGGGGCACATCGTCAAAGCCCGCTACACGCCGCAGCAGGCGACGGTGCTCGGCGTCGACGAGCCCGACTCGCCGCACCACGCGACGCTGCGCGACGCCGACTCGCTCGACGCGATGCCGGTGGTGGTCGCCGACCTGCATTCGGCCCTGCCGGGGATCCTGGCCGGTCTGCGGGCCGATCGGCCGGCCGCGCGGGCGGCGTACGTGATGACCGACGGCGCCGCGCTGCCGGCGTGGTTCTCCCGGACCGTCGCCGGGCTCCGGGCCGCCGGCTGGCTGGTCGGCTCGGTAAGCGTCGGGCAGGCCTTCGGCGGCGACCTCGACGCGGTGAGTCTGCACAGCGGCCTGCTGGCCGCCCGGCACGTGCTGCGCGCCGACGTCACCGTCGTCGCGCAGGGACCGGGCAACCTCGGCACCGACACCCGCTGGGGGTTCTCAGGGGTGGCCGCCGGCGACGCGGTCAACGCCGCCGCGACGCTCGGGGGCGCGCCGGTGGCATCGCTGCGCGTCTCGGCGACCGACCCCCGGGAGCGGCACCGCGGCGTGTCGCACCACAGCCTGACCGCCTACGGCCGGGTCGCGCTGACGGCCGCGGACGTCGTCGTACCCCGGCTCGACGGTCCGTTCGGTGCGCAGGTGCGGGCGCAGGCCGCGTCGTTGGGAGTGGCCGGAGGTGGACGGCACCGGCTGGTCGAGGTCGACGTGGCCGGTCTGGCCGACGCCCTCCGGCGGTGCCCGGTGGAGCTCGTCACGATGGGCCGGGGACTCGACGACGACCCCACGCCGTTTCTCGCCGCGGCC